One Qipengyuania aurantiaca genomic region harbors:
- a CDS encoding helix-turn-helix domain-containing protein produces the protein MPHYDSSDLRPLSVLLSDLGKQIEAYRISRNLKQAELAEMAGISRSTLARLEAGNGGTIDSLARIMRALEIEDRLLDVMPDAKLSPLDPRSDTGKARQRVRKSSEGEAGEEWSWGDEAP, from the coding sequence ATGCCCCATTATGATTCATCAGACCTGCGCCCTCTATCGGTGCTGCTATCCGACCTCGGGAAGCAGATCGAAGCATATCGCATATCACGCAATCTCAAGCAGGCCGAGCTTGCGGAAATGGCAGGTATCTCGCGTTCAACGCTCGCCCGCCTGGAAGCCGGTAATGGCGGGACCATCGATAGCCTCGCCAGGATAATGCGTGCGCTCGAAATTGAAGACCGCCTGCTGGATGTCATGCCGGATGCCAAGCTGAGCCCGCTCGATCCCCGGTCCGACACCGGCAAAGCGCGGCAAAGGGTGCGCAAGTCTTCTGAAGGTGAGGCTGGCGAGGAATGGAGCTGGGGTGACGAGGCCCCATGA